TTGCACATATAATCTTTAGCAAATGAGGTCTCCAAAGCAttcagctgaactgaatctgaaactttaagctggccatacacatacccaTAAATTTGTACGAGATGGTAGTGTATTCTGGATTGACAAACTATCAGTACCTATGTACTGTACCATGGATGCATCTGGTTacaggggcataattacagatGAAACAGACCCTGCGCTGCAGGGGGTCCCTGGGGGTATAAGTGCCCAATGATGCAAATTGGAAAAGTTCAGCCCGCCAACTGTACACAACCCGCTAGAAAAGTGATTGGCTGCCCTAACTTGTCCGGGTTGTGCAGACCAATACATCACTATTAGATAGATCCATTTAATGCAAACATGCAGACAAGCAATAACATTGCATGgaatataaaatgtactgtactgcttttataagagaaaaaaatgttcagtGGCTGAACAGCTAACAGAGCAAGTGAAGAAGTCGAAACCCCTGTATTTcatacaacattttgtggacatgTCTGACAAAGGGCCTTTATCCTAAAACACTGTATGATGGCAGAATAAACACAttaatacccaatatttaacaatGGGTTTCCTCTTATCACATCACCTCTATGGGTTCTCACCTTGGGATGTTTCAACATGAAATTTACAGCTTCTTCAAAGTATTCTAAGCGTAAATGTTTCATTTGCTTGGGCAGATCCTCATAGCCATAGTAAGCCAAAGCAAGTGTGACAAATCCTTTATCGGCAAGAAGGCTAGCCTTGTATTCCAGTAGGCCACCTCCAGCTCCTTGTATTTCAATAACACCAGGAAATGGCCCCTTTCCTAAACATTAATGCAGACAAATCAGATTATTATACTTAATAAAGTAAAAGCACCTTCACAGTTTTTAGACAAATGCAATTCCTAGGCCTCCACTAGAATTCTAGACCAAACAGCTTACTCTTGTGATATGGAGGATGGGTGCAAGAAACCTCTCTATTAAAGAAACATGCAACAACATTTCAGGCTGATTTCTTGCACATGGCTGTAGACACTTGTCACAATGCACACGTGGAGGCTATCAACCTCAAAATGCACACTAGAATGTCTTCAGGCTAAAATCCACACTATTTGCAGAGTTACATGTGCCATTAATGTCACTGCCTACAAGCATGTGTGGTATCAGGTGGTATTTGCATTTGGGAGAGGGTGAACAAACTGCCTAAGAGCAAGTCAGCCCTATTTCACCAGCTCCATCGTGAGGGTCAttcaagtggacctgtcacccagacacaaaaatctgtataataaaagtccttttcaaattaaacatgaaatccaatttctatttttttattaaagcattcattactgctgtaagctcatttaaaaatctcagatgtaaatcaaatattgtctgcccctcctctatgccatgggcagacaattactttcactttccattcagcacttcctagatgtcactgctctccacatatttccccattctctttaccatttaattgtgtagccagggcatggaaatggacatcgggtcccccattctggtgcacaaacaagattctgagatgatgcaaggctttccttaaaaacagtgtccacaaaatggctgctgcctgcttgctatcattttaaattcccagactgaaggaaacaagattcaaataatttatacagtgtaattaaagttcattttgcttgactaatgtgataaaataggattttgtataattcttttgggtgacaggtcccctttaacaaaccTAGAAAGGACCAAGGCTGTGCATAACAACTAGTTGCTATCCTCTTTCTGCTTCTGACCACCTATGTGGAGCACTTACATTActttataatgtacttttttttttaaattaaatgtactgtaagttcTTGTTCTATCTCACACACCACTCATAATATAGAGTTGTTAACTGACTTTATATACAAGTGAGAACTTAAGACAAAATATGCATTGATTTTTTTGGATAGCAAACGTGAAGCAGTCACCTGGTGGTAAGAAGAGGCTGCCCCGGACCTTGCCCTCTCGCACAGGGATCCGGCTCACTCCTTCTCCGATGAATCCCCTCTCCTGGGTGGCAGTGGCCAGCAGGGGCCCAAGGGGTTCATGGTCCTGGTACAGAGAAAGCTTGAGCTGTATTGGGCTTTGCACATCTTTCCGGAGAAACCTCCTAAATGGGCTTTTGGGCTGTAGGGCCCACAGGGGTCCCTCAGGCTCTAACCCAGTGAAACTGCCATCTTCCAGAGCCGGGCACTTTGACAGATCCAACTCGCCACTGCTCCCTGCACGATAACGGCTTAAAGAAGTGAAGTCCTCCCCACCTTCATCAGTCATTGTTGCCTGGAGAGTCACCTCCTGTCCAGGTCTTAGGCCAGACACTGTCACCTGTAGGGGCTCATCAATCAGGCAATGTCCAGGGGTGACCTGCAGAGACACAGACAtggcacaggcaggcagaattctGGGCAGGGGTCTGTGCAGCACGCAGAACATTGACTTCATGCTTTATGCcagtatttccctttaaatgactgAAGTGTTTGTTAAAGAAATTGAGCAGAATTGTGCTGTGTGACATGTGCTGCCCCACTGGGAGGTGTTATATGTGCTACACAGGTTCTGGTGGATGCACACCTGTACTAGTCACACTTTATTAAAAATCATGCAGCATTCAAAAACTTTACAATGTTCCCAACTCAGTTCGATAAGCAGTGCAGCTCCTGCCTGGTATATAGCTAACACTAGCTAGCACGAGATTAACTTGCCTCCTTGTGTGCGTTTTCAGCCCTCCAAATCAAAGGTGTGAAGGGCATCTGGTAGCACATTGCCTCACGTTGCAAGGGTCAAACGTGTTCTACCTTAACCTATAGATTATCCCCTCCCACTGATTTTGTGAGACCTACAAATTAGAGGCGACACTGCCATCTCATGGGAAAATTAGATTACTACAGCCACAACTGGTTGATTTCCATTCCTCCTGTCATTGGGAGTAGTGGGATTCAGGGAGGGAGGGATAAGGTTGcaacctgttcggttttgacccaaacagtttggtttttctaaggcctggtcggatctcaactttctgttcggtgtTCAGCCTTCTGAAACCTGAAAAATAATATggtcaataaataaaaacatttaaatactaaggtACTCACTTTAACATGACTTAGTTATTATGAAGTGCAGTTATTTTCTTAtcattaaagaaacaaaaaaaagcacatcATAGCTACATAGTTATAAAGCTGGATTGAAAAAATACCTATGTGTtttcaatgaattttttttctaaatttgcatTTCTGCATTGAAGATCTTTCTTgataattgatttctgtataatagatcccatgcctgtaattagaggtttgggcttactcatcaggcagaatataaataGCGAAAGGGTTGCTAACGCCTCTGTGGCGATAAACGTTGTCATGTTTAAAATGttcagaaaactgaacagaaattgTGCCATTTGCTTCTTAGTAATGCAATAACCCTGACACAGCATCATAActccactgacatcattgtgctttcctctgatgtcatcaagcccaccccaacatcactgccccaccccttttgttccctCCCTAGTGGTGGCAACTCTAGGGAGGGGCTTTCCAACATATTTGACATTACCCCaaacatgtattttaatatttttcattacgGTTTGACAAGAAAGCTAGTACCATGTTAAGGCACAATTGTGCCCCCTAGCCTTCTATTAATTTGTCACAGAGCTGCGATTTctctagttaaaggagaagttgcCCTTCAAAGGGAATATCagctcaaaaaaatttaaatttgcttaataaaagaaaacattagtagaagcaactttgcaatattcattcactaaaatgtttctatggttttacagttatttgtataAGTAATGGTAAttgtattgaaagcagtgtctgtccatttctattctctgccttggGGCTATGACTAccgaaacaatgtaagacaaggcatctgattaacagacctgttttcACTGGGGAACTGAAAGTATTGCActgttgtttaaaaagtaacaggaGTACTGCAGTCAGTGACACACTGAGACTGCAATtgttattgtttacattttataattgcagcttttcagtttggaatttcagcaactatctggttACTGCAACACTATGGAACTTGCTGGGCTTCAGTGGATTACTTCAGTGGATACTTGCAACTGACTACATAATATTTGCACAAAAGCAGCTGTGCTTGTGGCCATCTTTGGATTTTAGTATTTGTTAGCTGTTTAGAAAGTAGTGTCAAGTAAAGCAATGCTGTCTGTTATAAACAGTACAATCTGGCTATTTATAAGGTTAATACGTTGCAGTATAGTACACTGAAAATCTCCATATTGTAGATGAAATTGCAATTTAACCAATGTAGTCGTTAGTTTACAGGGAACAGCCCAATGTTATTCAGCAGTCATTGTTCTGCCAGTTGCTTGGCAATGACTAAACACAGGGCTGTCTGTTAGATCTGAGACTGCAAATCAGATTAGACTTGCTTTTCACCGGAAGATTAACACAGATTTACCCTTTCAGGTTACAccacatttattttttcaaaaccatCTAAATCCACTATCAatactctctttctctctcagttTGTTTGGTAATTTGGTATTTGTAAAGTTCTGAAATGCTATAAGGGTAAGGTATCACtgggagattcgaggagatttagttgcccggggactaatcgcctcttctttggggctattaatctctctgaactgctttcccctgcctccTGCCTGCTAGaataaaaaatcaccagcggcatggcactcgcggcgcttcattttccaaagtccaaacaaacaagggaaagttgtgctcaccactagtttttaaaatcattaggcgggggtgcaatgagggtgtgaccacaaaaaacatatagacaaatacaagattcctctgcactcaacccattatcaatatatttaagacagcgacattttgacgtagttggccagctttaatatattgcaatatatggacaaacaatccctgttttgtttaaagggtaaggcatttttcagtagcagtatgcacaaaatgtcgctgtcttaaatatattgataatgggttgagtgcagcggactcttgtatttgtctatatgttttttgtggtcacaccctcattgcaccccgcctaatgattttaaaaactagtggtgagcacaactttcccttgtttgttatagttatacaggagcagtgaccagctccatgttgtagctcccaccccctccaactatagtcaggtgatcccactggtgtctaataaaagggcagccaagtttgggagttttactttgaaagcagctagtaagttgcaggtaaaacgtattcgtcccttttataaaatgtataattaaaccatagaattcttaatgaatcagatgaaaattgagcataggactggccagatatgggatgactttgacgtagttggccagcttaaatatattgcaatatatggacaaacaatcccagttttgtttaaagggtaaggcatttttcagtagcagtatgcacaaaatgtcgctgtcttaaatatattgataatgggttgagtgcagaggaatcttgtatttgtctatctatatatatatatatatatatatatatatatatatatatatatacacaccaaatactgtacaaaaaccgcactctaTAAAccgcactttataaataaacagaacttttttgcacctttaaaaagtcctgagagtgcggtttttgtacagtatttggtttacataatttttgaatactgcacccaggcagctgtttttgtatacatgagtgctccagttttgtgagaatatatatatatatatatatatatatatatatatatatatatatatatatatatatatatatatacacacacatacttggGATGTGGCAGCTCTTCAGTATGTCAGACAGCACAGAGTGGAAAGGGAAAATACACAATTTTGACatactatagggcagatttatcaagggtcgaattaaaattcgatttttcactctctctggccctttaagaactcaaattcgacctaaaccctgccgaattgctgtttaagttaatgggaatggtccaggaatcaatatggatttgtttgcagccttccggacattcaagtttttttcagagaaagtttttaaaattcgaatcgaattcgatttgagttttcgggtccaTTCCATTCATCggagtttaaaaattttgattttattaataaatttcgataaaacagcatatattttatattaaagcttGCATATGTTAATTCAGCACCtataaatgtcctattttatgatAAAGGAGCAGTGAATGGCATTTCTCTACTGTTTCAACAATAGTATAGCACACAACAGCCGTACTTTAGTAGTAGATTGTGGTTCCCTGGAGGCTCCATCACTGGCTTCCTGCTTATATTAACAGTATATATACGAGTTTGGGAATCACACACTGAAAACAGAATAGCTGCCAatagcaatttttattttgcgtCCACATTATTTTGCGTTTTGTGTGGACGcagaataaaaattgcaaatggcAGGTATTCTGCTTTCAGTGTATGATTCCCAAACTCGTATATACATTTCTCTACCGTATCTTCTATGAAAACTTGTGCCCTATAGCTCTATTCaacttgattggctgcccccatggctacacagaagcttatttatataaactgaagcaaacacacagtttgtaccagtgcattatttttaaaatgcatataaacCCCTTTAATTGCAGTACTTAGAGCAATAGGAAAAGGTCTGACTCAAATGCCATGTCCTGTTAAGTTGAATTTTTCAGGGACAGTCATACAAAATATGATATTCAAGTAGATCCCAACAAGTAGCTAAAAGGAATTGGAGGTGCAAAACCTTTGCTGTATAAGGGAAACGCAAATCTTCCTTGTGGATTTCTGGTTGGAATGAAGCTGTTCTTTTCATTTTTAGCTGCTGGTTCATTTTTTACTGCATGTGAAGCCTAATCTATATTTCCAGATGTCCAGAATGTGTCAGAAGAATGTATTGATTCCCAAAGTAATAGCTCTATATGAAGCTCCAAGAAGCAGCAGCTAGGAAGTGCAATCATTGCTCAGAAGGACTACAAAACAGAGTGCCGTACTAAAATAGAAGATATTTGGGAACAAGGATGATCTGCAATTTCCTGATTGATTACCATCAAAAATGTTGTTCAAGACATTATGTGATGTGACAATAAGATTGTAATGTACGAtatatgcctttattttgtatggaGATATACCgtgaaaaataaagagaagtttaaaaaaaaatgttgttcaacCCAGACACCCAATTCGCACATATTACAAATGCGCTTACTCTCCAAATAAAACCAGCAATACCCAAAATACTATGAGGCCACCTCCTTTACAAGGAGAGGGCATCCTGGGGGATGTAATTCTAATTATTCCCCCATTGCTagattctgaaaatgttttatttttttttaccagatctCCTTGCTTTACTATTCTGCATACTTGTTTATCTCCTTGCGTTTACCTACCCCCTCTAATCTTATCTTTTCACCAATATTTCCAATTATATTTTGCAATACCACGCTGCCatctttttccccttcccacatgTGATTTACCATTTGTGGCTTCGTCTTTTATTCCTTTTTCTGTTCCTGGCCATTTTCATGTCACCCTTGTCTCCAATCCTTATTCCATTATCCTcctcaacaactttttttttcccaacgCTTCCCTCCTAACTTACTTCCTGGAAATGATATGGTGTACTTCTTTGATGAACTCTTCTTCTGGGTTGTGGGATGCGTGAATTCAGTCTGCACTGATTTCTGGTACCTCCAAATACATATAAATCATTGCCTCCTCACCGTAGTAATTAATGTGATAGCTTAATATCTAGTAGTAGCGATCCACACAGGCATTAGGTATGATAACAGGAGGTACAAAGTAGTGTCTTTATATAGTCCCAGCATGGACACTATTGCTAGATGCTAGAATTCAAAATAACTAGTTTAGGGAGCAAAGTTTATGTAAAGTTGATGGCCCAGAAATAATACCCAAGAAGTCCAGATTGCAGCAGTGCACCTTAAAGTCCAAGAGATAAAACTGCTGTGACACAAGAACCACAGCAAcatactgatttttaaaaaaaatatatacccacAGCAGCTGGTTTGCTCGGGCATGTAAAAGTCATACTTGCAAAGAAGTACTATAACCAAGTTGCATCCAATACTGAAAATGCTTTAgatatagttta
The sequence above is a segment of the Xenopus laevis strain J_2021 chromosome 8L, Xenopus_laevis_v10.1, whole genome shotgun sequence genome. Coding sequences within it:
- the acot2.L gene encoding acyl-coenzyme A thioesterase 1; the protein is MKSMFCVLHRPLPRILPACAMSVSLQVTPGHCLIDEPLQVTVSGLRPGQEVTLQATMTDEGGEDFTSLSRYRAGSSGELDLSKCPALEDGSFTGLEPEGPLWALQPKSPFRRFLRKDVQSPIQLKLSLYQDHEPLGPLLATATQERGFIGEGVSRIPVREGKVRGSLFLPPGKGPFPGVIEIQGAGGGLLEYKASLLADKGFVTLALAYYGYEDLPKQMKHLRLEYFEEAVNFMLKHPKVKGPGIGLLGHSKGGDLVLSMTAFLKGITAAVVVNGSLANVGADLHYKDITLPAIGVDMSKIKFPQPGVADIINILNNPLEEPNCASLIPLGRADSKFLFIVGQEDKNWKSDFFAKIACDLLTEQGKDKPEVVCYPGAGHYIEPPYFPLCKASMHRVVGLPVIWGGEMKANAMAQVDSWYRIQAFLHKHLDAHGDTPSKL